The following proteins are co-located in the Solanum pennellii chromosome 8, SPENNV200 genome:
- the LOC107026862 gene encoding DNA repair endonuclease UVH1 encodes MVQFHEHIITELLEDTNGGLVVTSSGLGLHKLISSLFILHHHSQGCLLVLSATPPQKSSILRNYENDIQSQISGEVPNLPSEITFDLPANQRLALYTSGGILFITTRILIVDLLTHRLPTTAVAGLVILNAHSLSDTSTEAFIVRILRSTNRSLYVRAFSDRPHSMVSGFAKAERTLKCLFLRKLHLWPRFQVYVSQDLERDPPEVVDIRVPMSTYMIGIQKAVIEVMDACLKEMRKTNKVDVEDLTVENGLFKSFDEIVKRQLDPIWHTLGKRTKQLVSDLKTLRKLLDYLVRYDAVTYLKYLDSLRASESFRSVWIFAESSYKIFEYAKKRVYHFGRTDSGKLGLSKTVSTKKRKLNDNKKDEDQSTSTETMVVLEEVLEEPPKWKVLLDVLMEIQEERDKQASSGEEKDHLGDGDDNGIVLVACKDEYSCMQLEDCITNGSQKVMREEWEKYLLSKVQLQALPKRNAKKAKEPKGFGVLDGVVALSPGKKAEVSSISKQEHDALLAAASAVSKRINKDIVGEDDNQKHVDVGGSVKRKGKWKKKKGSAGENSNNDVAPEDDAMEGGCLNEVFLRKHDLGLDAESSRETKKLPPVVFYALESDKKILDILKPSIIIAYHPDIAFVREVEMYKAENPSRKVKVYFLFYEESTEVQKFEASVRRENGAFESLIRQKSLMMIPVDQDGRCLGLDSSNEPQSVISQNHVTRKAGGRREAEKEMQVIVDMREFMSTLPNVLHQKGMRIIPVTLEVGDYILSPLICAERKSISDLFVSFASGRLYHQVEMMSRYYRIPVLLIEFSQDKSFSFQSASEIGDDVAPNSIISKLSLLVLHFPRLRIIWSRSLHATAEIFASLKSNQDEPDEVKAIRVGVPSEEGVVENDVRAENYNTSAVEMLRRLPGVTDSNYRAIMDGCKSLAELAMLPMERLAELMGGQKAAKMLREFLDAKYPTLL; translated from the exons ATGGTCCAATTTCACGAGCATATAATCACAGAGCTTCTAGAAGATACCAATGGTGGTTTAGTGGTTACTTCCTCAGGCCTCGGTCTTCATAAGCTCATATCCTCCCTTTTCATTCTTCACCACCACTCTCAAGGCTGTTTACTTGTCCTCTCCGCCACTCCTCCTCAGAAAAGCTCAATCTTACGAAATTACGAAAATGACATTCAATCTCAAATCTCCGGTGAAGTTCCGAATTTACCATCGGAGATCACTTTCGACTTGCCGGCGAACCAGCGGCTGGCACTGTACACTTCCGGAGGGATTTTATTCATCACTACCCGGATTCTTATTGTTGACCTGTTGACTCATCGTCTCCCGACGACTGCTGTTGCGGGACTTGTTATTCTCAATGCTCATTCGCTTTCGGATACGTCAACAGAAGCGTTTATTGTACGTATTTTGCGGTCAACGAATCGTTCTCTTTATGTTCGTGCATTTTCCGATCGTCCTCATTCTATGGTTTCTGGTTTTGCTAAAGCTGAGAGAACGCTTAAATGCCTTTTCCTTAGAAAGCTTCATCTTTGGCCTCGATTCCAG GTTTATGTATCACAGGATTTAGAGAGGGATCCACCAGAGGTTGTGGATATAAGGGTACCGATGTCAACATATATGATTGGGATTCAGAAAGCAGTGATTGAGGTGATGGATGCATGTTTGAAGGAAATGAGAAAGACTAATAAGGTTGATGTAGAAGACTTGACAGTGGAGAACGGTTTGTTTAAGTCGTTCGATGAGATAGTGAAAAGGCAGCTAGATCCCATCTGGCATACCTTAGGGAAGAGAACGAAGCAGCTTGTATCGGACTTGAAGACATTAAGGAAGCTGTTGGATTACCTTGTTAG GTATGATGCTGTAACTTACTTGAAGTATCTAGACTCACTTAGAGCATCAGAGAGTTTCCGGTCCGTCTGGATATTTGCAGAGTCCAGTTACAAGATCTTTGAGTATGCTAAAAAACGAGTTTATCATTTTGGGAGGACAGATAGTGGAAAACTGGGCCTGAGCAAGACTGTATCAACCAAGAAGAGAAAGCTTAATGACAACAAGAAGGATGAAG ATCAGTCAACAAGTACAGAGACCATGGTTGTTTTGGAGGAAGTCTTGGAGGAGCCACCAAAGTGGAAGGTCTTACTT GATGTCCTAATGGAGATACAAGAGGAAAGAGATAAACAAGCATCGTCTGGAGAAGAGAAGGATCATCTGGGTGATGGGGATGATAATGGGATTGTTTTAGTTGCTTGCAAAGATGAATACTCATGCATGCAACTCGAAGATTGCATTACAAATGGCTCACAAAAG GTCATGCGTGAAGAGTGGGAAAAGTATCTGTTGAGCAAGGTACAGCTGCAAGCATTGCCAAAACGCaatgccaagaaagctaaagaGCCTAAAGGGTTTGGGGTACTTGATGGTGTTGTTGCATTATCACCTGGAAAGAAAGCAGAAGTTAGTAGCATAAGCAAGCAGGAGCATGATGCACTGCTGGCAGCTGCATCGGCAGTTAGCAAAAGAATCAACAAGGATATTGTTGGTGAAGATGATAATCAGAAACATGTGGATGTTGGAGGTTCTGTAAAAAGAAAGGGTaaatggaagaaaaagaaagggtCAGCTGGTGAAAACAGCAACAATGATGTGGCACCTGAAG ATGATGCAATGGAAGGCGGATGTTTGAATGAAGTGTTTCTTCGAAAGCACGACCTAGGTCTGGATGCTGAGTCTTCAAGAGAAACTAAGAAGCTCCCACCAGTTGTTTTCTATGCCTTGGAGAGtgataaaaaaattcttgataTTTTGAAGCCCTCCATCATTATTGCTTACCATCCTGATATTGCATTTGTGAGAGAGGTTGAAATGTATAAAGCTGAGAACCCTTCACGAAAGGTTAAGGTGTACTTTCTCTTCTATGAAGAGTCTACTGAGGTGCAAAAGTTCGAGGCAAGTGTGCGTAGAGAAAATGGAGCATTTGAGTCCCTTATAAGACAGAAATCATTGATGATGATCCCAGTAGATCAG GATGGACGTTGTCTGGGACTGGATTCCTCCAATGAGCCTCAGTCTGTTATATCTCAAAATCATGTAACTAGAAAAGCTGGTGGAAGAAGAGAAGCAGAAAAGGAAATGCAA GTCATTGTTGATATGAGAGAGTTCATGAGTACTCTTCCTAATGTGCTTCACCAGAAAGGCATGCGCATTATACCAGTGACCTTGGAAGTTGGTGATTACATACTTTCCCCATTGATATGCGCAGAAAGGAAGAGTATCTCTGATCTATTTGTCAGTTTTGCATCCGGCCGACTTTACCACCAGGTGGAAATGATGTCACGTTATTACCGGATTCCTGTTCTTCTTATTGAGTTTTCACAGGATAAAAGCTTTTCATTTCAG TCTGCTAGTGAAATTGGTGATGATGTAGCCCCAAATAGCATTATCTCAAAGCTTTCCTTGCTTGTTCTCCATTTTCCTCGGCTTCGCATTATCTGGTCTCGTAGTCTGCATGCAACAGCTGAAATATTTGCTTCTCTTAAATCAAACCAAGATGAACCCGATGAGGTCAAGGCCATTAGAGTTGGTGTACCATCAGAAGAGGGTGTTGTTGAAAATGATGTTAG AGCTGAAAATTACAATACATCTGCAGTAGAGATGTTAAGACGGCTGCCAGGCGTGACAGATTCCAACTACAGGGCAATAATGGATGGTTGTAAAAGCTTAGCGGAACTTGCCATGCTTCCAATGGAGAGATTAGCAGAACTGATGGGTGGTCAGAAGGCTGCGAAAATGTTAAGGGAATTCCTCGATGCAAAATACCCAACCTTGCTGTAG
- the LOC107026709 gene encoding uncharacterized protein LOC107026709, whose translation MGRKPNDSEPTRCATMILLLMGLFSCTVVYIFMSAVMKPTGNSAVERLAADDGEFGSGGGGGGVEGGGCCNGIESFELWGAAVKWGSDFKVKSSKECCKACKDMCTGNHGPCLCDTWVFCGDEKACGDKFGECWLKKQKDTLAPDKKDDGDNSIWTSGIVFGKGEGIVALETEFGAIHVKLLPECSPRSVFNILELLRFRHCAGCQFFRAETRGQVWDARGDHIKDASFGPPYGLLQGTLGAEGIPVETVPSEFCPEIRRGSVAWVGSGPEFFISLANHQEWKNAYTVFGYVLPEDMEIVEKIAQLPTKSDIWTGVNVTVLEKPVPLNVRRIKSSNDDLSLSS comes from the exons ATGGGTCGGAAGCCAAATGATTCCGAACCCACTCGTTGTGCTACTATGATCCTTCTCTTGATGGGTCTTTTTTCGTGTACTGTCGTGTACATTTTCATGTCGGCGGTGATGAAACCCACCGGAAATTCGGCTGTTGAGAGGTTGGCGGCGGATGACGGTGAATTTGGCAgcggtggtggtggtggtggagtGGAAGGTGGTGGGTGTTGTAATGGGATCGAAAGTTTTGAGCTTTGGGGAGCTGCAGTGAAGTGGGGTTctgattttaaggttaaaagtTCTAAGGAATGTTGTAAAGCTTGTAAAGATATGTGTACTGGTAATCATGGGCCTTGTCTTTGTGATACATGGGTTTTTTGTGGAGATGAAAAAGCTTGTGGTGACAAATTTGGTGAG TGCTGGTTGAAGAAGCAGAAAGATACTTTGGCTCCTGACAAAAAGGATGATGGAGACAATAGTATTTGGACGTCTGGCATAGTTTTCGGGAAAGGAGAG GGAATTGTCGCCTTGGAAACAGAATTTGGTGCTATTCACGTTAAG CTTTTGCCAGAATGTTCCCCACGCTCTGTTTTTAATATTCTGGAGTTGTTGAGGTTTCGACACTGTGCTGGTTGCCAATTTTTTCGTGCAGAAACTCGCGGACAAGTTTGGGATGCACGTGGAGATCACATaaaagat GCTTCTTTTGGCCCTCCATATGGTTTGTTACAAGGAACTCTTGGTGCTGAAGGAATACCAGTTGAGACAGTTCCCAGTGAATTCTGTCCTGAAATAAGACGGGGTTCAGTTGCATGGGTTGGTTCTGGCCCTGAATTCTTTATAAGCTTAGCAAACCATCAAGAATGGAAAAACGCGTACACTGTTTTTGGCTATGTGCTGCCGGAGGACATGGAAATCGTAGAGAAAATAGCTCAGCTCCCCACGAAATCAGATATCTGGACCGGAGTTAACGTGACAGTCTTGGAGAAACCTGTACCGTTGAATGTACGACGAATCAAGTCCAGCAATGATGATCTGAGCCTCAGTAGTTAG